The region AGCTTGGCAGCTGAGAGGCCTGCAAGAGACAGGGCCAGAGGTCAACGGCCAACCTGTGAGCAAGCAAATGGTCCTCCGGAGCGAGGGAAGGAACGCGAGCACAGATTCCCGAATCGCTGAAATCTAAGGAAGAAAATCCCGAAGCACCGGAGGAGCCGCTGCTCGAGGGGGATTGAATTGTGAAGCAGAGAAGTCGTGTAGAAATCTCACCAGGCCGCCACTTAGGATGTACGCTCCTGCACGCCGTCGCTCTGGCTCGAGATCCGGGGCCCAGAGCCAGGGTGACAGGGGGACTGGGAGCCTGAACAACCCAGCCAGCTCctgctcctcccccctccctcccctccttcaggaaggcagggagggCCGATCAGTCCTCGTGTTGGAGGAGGAGCAGCGGCTGCCTCCATCCAGAAGCATCTTTCAGGACACTTCCGATGAGGGCGACATCTCTTCCAACCATCGGCTATTGAGACCGTCCTCAAGCAGCTGCTGCGGCAACTCAAGATTCTCCTGCCTCTCAgccgggggatggggtggggggtgggtgggggggtgtggtgggtgtgtgagaatggtggggggggggtgaagtggCAAATTGATCAGGGCCACAACTGCAAAGAGGGGCCCGCCAAAGTCTTGCAGAGCAAGGGAGGTGGCAGatcagcagtctctctctctctctctccagcgcagcagcaagcgaggggtgggtgggtgggtggggtctgGGGGGGGTGTAAACACTGTGCTAGAGCACTCGCAACACACCCCAAAAAAAAATAATCCACAGTGGTCACCAAGAGGGACACATGGGTGAGGAGTTTACTGTAGCGTTTGTAATATTCAATTCACGTTTCTAAATAAACCCacatctcacacaccctcatggtaATGCTAATGTTTTAATGCTGTGCTGTGGCTGTACTTGTGTCGGGAGTTAGAGGAAAGCTTGATAATATTTGGTGCAGGGCAGGAGTTTTTGGAATACCTGAAGGATCCTTGGAATACCTGAAGGATCCTTGGAATACCTGAAGGATCCTTGGAATACCTGAAGGATCTTTGGAATACCTGAAGGATCCTTGGAATACCTGAAGGATCTTTGGAATACCTGAAGGATCTTTGGAATACCTGAAGGATCCTTGGAATACCTGAAGGATCTTTGGAATACCTGAAGGATCCTTGGAATACCTGAAGGATCTTTGGAATACCTGAAGGATCTTTGGAATACCTGAAGGATACAGAGTCACCGGGGAAAACTCGGGGAGGGATTGACTGGAACGAGGCGACAATTGGGACCCTAAAGCCCGTCAGGGTGAGACTGAGCAGGGCCGGGGCTTGTTTAGGGGAGGGTGGGCTGAGGTGGGACCCTGAGAGCAATCTTTACACATATAtgaagagtggggggggggagggggtttgacgGGGCAGATGTGGacactccgcagatgctgtcggacctgctgatgtttttccagctatttttgtttctgtttcaggcaTAGACACAGTTGCCTCcaggagatggggggggaggggtggggggtggtggggagaggtggtggagggggctgTAGAAATAGTTCCGCTCCGCTGCTTGCAGTTTTGGACCCCGGTGCATCCCATTGAGAAAATcagcaccctcccaccaccccccccgccccccacctacCCGGGGACTCAGATGCTGACAGAGACTGGCTCCCTCTTGCAGTCCTGCCTTTCACCAGCAGGTGGGACTCTGCCCTACTTGGAATGGCGAGAGATCTGTCCTGCCAGCTGCTGCGTGGGGCCCATTCTTAAAGGGGAAACGGCAGCTTGAAAGTGACTGGGCCCCACCTGCGGGCGGGCTCAGGGACAGGACTTTCCCACCCTCATTGGCTGTTTAACTTAGAAGCACGGGATGGGTTACGGCACTGAGAGGGGGCCATTTgttggcccatcatgtccctgCTGGCTCTCTGCTAGAGCAACTCAactagcacccccccccccccctcccacccacccaccaccagtcGCCaccaagggtagttagggatgagcaattaaTGCTTGCCCAGCCAGCCACACCCGCCTCCCGTGAAAGGATAAGAAATAAACTCCGCCGCCCGctcaccatagccctgcaagtctTTTCTCTTCCGGTAATTTACCCAACTCAAATTGCAATtgcacctgcctccactgcactcttaGGTAGCGCgttccagtactgagggagtgccgcactgtcggagggtcagtactgagggagtgccgcactgtcggagggtcagtactgagggagtgacgcactgtcagagggtcagtactgaaggagtgccgcactgtcagagggtcagtactgagggattgccgcactgtcggagggtcagtactgagggagtgccgcactgtcggagggtcagtacagaaggagtgccgcactgtcagagggtcattatgagggaagctgcattgtcggaggatcagtactgagggagtgccaagctgtcagggggtcagtactgagggagtgctgcgctgtcagagggtcagtactgagggagcgccgcactgtcggagggtcagtgctgagggagtgccgcactgttggagggtcagtgctgagtgcctgctgcactgtcagagggtcagtactgagggagtacaacactgttggagggtcagtgctgagggagtgctgcactgtcagagggtcagtgctgagggagtgccacactgtcggagggtcagcgctgagggagtgccgcactgtcggagggtcagtactgagggagtgccgcactgttggagggtcagtagtgagggagtgccgcactgtcggaggatcagtactgagggagtgctgcactgtcagagggtcagtactgagcgagtgccgcactgtcagagggtcagtactgagcgagtgccgcactgtcagagggtcagtattgagggagtgccacactgttggagggtcagtactgagggagtgccgcactgtcggagggtcagtactgagggagtgccgcactgtcggaggggacAAAAAGCTCCAGAGTTCGGTGGTTAGACATGTTCGGCCAGTGAAATAAAACGACAGTAATTGTCCCTCTGCCTCTGCTGACCATTGAGTCGTCCTCCAGCTGCTTCGTTGCTGGGCTGTGCAGCAACACCGGGTAATGGGTCGGCCAAATAAAGTGAGCCTTAAAGGGGAAATCACCGCCCCTGCCCTTTAAACGCCTGGGGCTGTTCCTGAAGGTGGCGAAAGCCCCTTTGATGCCTCGCCGCTGGCTGGAGAGAGGAGGTGACCAGAGACCGAAACAAATTAAACGTTTGCTTTGAACTCACCACTGATCCCAGCTCCCAGGATAATCACGTCGTGCATTGGAGCAACCGCTCagcaggggaggagaggggagggttcCTTTTGTAGGGTCCCCTGAGCTCAGAGCCTCTGGCCGACAGCCTGGCTAATTTCGGGCGGCTGCTGCTCGGGTCTCTCTGAGCTCCTCCTGCCTGCCTGTGTCATCCCAGGGTCCTCCGAGCGAGCAGGCAGCCCTTAAAAGGGAAACGCATCTGGAGGAATGACGTGGcggggcccagcatttattgcccgtccctaattgcccccttgagaaggtgatgggtgagctgctgccttcttggaccgctgcagtccaagtgcggtgtaggtacacccaccgcgctgttagggagggagctccaggcttttgtcccatgtggtgtaggtacacccaccgcgctgttaggacaccatcaccatcacccaccccgccccccccccccaccctcccaccccccatcggctgcctggccgattcacccgctcGCTCGCTCACCGATGACCCTCAcggtccctcaccctcacagccTCACGCTGGACGGGGCACCCCTCTTAActgtcggtgggggggagggggggtgggggtagtggggggggggggtgttggggggggcacaTTTCCTGTTTATCTCCCACGTTTAAAATCGGGACGTGAGATTCTGCCCTCGGTGGTGGTTTTTTTTTCCTCCCCCCCTGTCAGACTCCAGGAGGAACAAAGGAACGATTTAGGATTTAGAACCCGGTACAGCCGACAtcagagataggagcaggagaaggccattcggcccctccccTCGAGCCCGCTCCGCCATTAACTACGAccattggctgatctgattgtggcctgaaccccaccttcctgcctgtctccccccaccccatacctCTCGACTCCCTTGCCGCTCGAACTGAGCCTTGgatatatattcagtgacccagcctctgctgctctctggggaagaaagcTCCAGAGACTAACAACCCCCCTGAGAGAAGACATTCCTCCTCGTCTCCACCGTGAGCGAGAGGACCCCCTTATTTTTGAAGATGCGTTGGCCATAAAGTCTAGTTTACAAGGAATGTTTGAATTTGCCAGTGGCTTTGGACAAACAATTTTAAATCGGAGGTTTGAAAGTGTATCTTATCAAATTCATTACTTTTCTCTCATTTTTTCCCCCCCTTGCAGTTTCCCCCTTTCCCtctgtttttctccctccttccctgcctctgtgggatcttcctgtgcgtAAATCCTTCCATCGCCTACTTCCGCCTCTGTAGCATCGCCCGCCTCCAACCCATCCCGGCTCAtcggctgctgaaaccttcacccGTTGACTGTGTTGCCTctgggcttgactattccaacgctCTTGTGCCGGACTCTCATCTTCCACCCTTCagtaaacttgaactcatccaacaCTCTGCTGCCCGGTGTTCTAACTTGCACCTCTGACCCACATTGGCTTCCCATCGCCCTTTTcaaatcctccccctcccctctccctatctctgtaatgcccTCCGAAATTTCTGCTCTCCTCCgatcctggcctcttgagcatcccccgatttccatcgctccaccactggaggccgtgccttcagctgcctgggccctaagctctggaattgccccCCTAAaccgctctgcctctcgctctctctcctccttcaaaacactccttaaaaccgacctcttcgACCGAGCTTATGGCTACCTGTGCCGAATttctcctcatgtggcttgggGTCAAATTCCCAGCAAatcatagaggtccacagcacagaaaaaggccctttggcccatcaagtctgtgccggtcaaacaagtacccaactattctaatcccattttccagcactaagcccatagtcttgtatggcatcgcaagtgcccatccaaatacttcttaaatgttatgagggtttctgcctccaccaccctttccagTTCCAGATTCcctccactctctgggtgaaagaattcttcctcacatcccctctaaacatcctgccccttaccttaaatctatgccccctggttactgatccctccaccaaggggaagagTTCCTTCCTGTTCCTAAACTCTCTTATTGGTGTGATGATTGCTCCAGTGAAacaccttggggtgttttactatgttacaggtgctatataaatgcaggctaTTTTTGATGTGGATTTTACAATTTGGCGAATGTCTGGCAAGCCCCCACATGCAGTGTCAGGAAACCTCACGAGCAACGTCTGGGTTCCAGGCAATTTATGACACAATAATTTTCCAAGTAGTAGCAGTTTGTCCACACAGGGtgactcacagaaacactccacGTTCCCGACCAGCGGGACTCAAGTGAGACGGGAGAATTGTCTGTCCGAAGCACTCGGAATCAGAGAGAATGTCCGTAACGATGGAAAGATGGGGACGGGGCagtggcggagggggtgggggggtggggtagtgcaGAGAGGATGAATGAGGTAGGGAGaaatagagaatgagaaagagaggtgGCAGACGGAGAGGAAAATGAGAAGGGGTGAGGGAGtaaaagagggtgagggaggggagagagagcgagaggaaaacAAGGTACAGAGAGGTAGAGAAAGAGCAACATTGAGcagagatgagggagggagagagcaacattgagcagagatgagggagggagagagcaacattgagcagagatgagggagggagagagcaacattgagcagagatgagggagggagagagcaacattgagcagagatgagggagggagagagcaacattgagcagagatgagggagggagagagcaacattgagcagagatgagggagggagggagagagcaacattgagcagagatgagggagggagagagcaacattgagcagagatgagggagggagagagcaacattgagcagagatgagggagggagggagagagcaacattgagcagagatgagggagggagagagcaacattgagcagagatgagggagggagagagcaacattgagcagagatgagggagggagggagagagcaacattgagcagagatgagggagggagggagagagcaacattgagcagagatgagggagggagagagcaacattgagcagagatgagggagggagagagcaacatTGAGCAgcgatgagggagggagagagcaacattgagcagagatgagggagggagagagcaacattgagcagagatgagggagggagagagcaacattgagcagagatgagggagggagagagcaacattgagcagagatgagggagggagagagcaacattgagcagagatgagggagggagagagcaacattgagcagagatgagggagggagggagcaacattgagcagagatgagggagggagggagagagcaacattgagcagagatgagggagggagagagcaacattgagcagagatgagggagggagggagcaacattgagcagagatgagggagggagagagcaacattgagcagagatgagggagggagggagagagcaacattgagcagagatgagagagggagggagcaacaTTGAGCagagatgagagagggagggagcaacattgagcagagatgagggagggagggagcaacattgagcagagatgagggagggagggagagagcaacattgagcagagatgagggagggagggagagagcaacattgagcagagatgagagagggagggagcaacattgagcagagatgagggagggagggagcaacattgagcagagatgagggagggagggagagagcaacattgagcagagatgagggagggagagagcaacattgagcagagatgagggagggagggagagagcaacattgagcagagatgagagagggagggagcaacattgagcagagatgagggagggagggagcaacattgagcagagatgagggagggagggagagagcaacatTGAGGAGAGATGTCATCatgagagttttttaaaaaactttattcGTGGAGAGGATTGCTGGGTGTTGCTGGTTAAGTTCATTGCAGGGAGGCGAGCGAGTCACTGGGGTACATAGTGTTCAAAtctgccaggattcctgctcctggtcacttttcactcaatccctgcatgattgATTGATGAAATCAGtcagtattcccgctcctgttcactgtccagtgaataactgcattattcagcgagggaatcatcctggatttctgctccaGAAAAGTAACTAACGCAGCgataaaaattaattttttttcagcCGATCTTCCGACGCTGCGAAAATTGtatgaacaaaataaataaataaattaataaataagagGCGCTGCTTGGGACCTGCCATAAAGTTCAGGGACTCCTGCTGGATACAGACGGGAAGATTCCCTGGCTTGTTTGCGACGCCCCACTTAGTCAAATAGTCAACTCAGTATGAGGAGACTCATGCACTAAGGTCGCAATCATTTGGGTGTTGCATGCTTTAAATGGGTTGTCCCACGTGGGGGACGGCCGCTGCTGATAGCTCCGCCTCCTCACAACTGCCATTGGTCGGACCTtattttcccctcccccccccccccccccccccccccccagccgatCATCCTGTCGCCGATTGGCCGCTGTTTGAGGGGCGGGGAGAGGCGGCGCTGCCTCGTTGCTGATTGGTCGCTTCGCTGTTTGCGGGACAGAGATTGGCGGCGCTGCGTCGGCGTCAGCGTCAGCGTCAGCGTCAGGACGGTGGCACGTCAATGTCCCGCGACTCCCACGCGCGCCAGTCCCAGTGCTTCACGGGGTTAGTCGAGTGTGAGGTTCGGCGCCCGAACTGCATCGGAAATAAAGCAAATCAAAATATAAATAAATCGGATTTGGGAAGCTGGTGAAGGGATGCGAGGTGGAGCCTTAACCACCCGAGGGGCAGAGCGGTCGCCAATTTCCGGCTCGCCGGATAGAGAAAAAAAACTCGCGCCTTTCGCATGAGCtcgggacccccccccccccaaccattggGGGCGATGAACGCCCCAAGCAGAACCTTTTTGCAAGGGTCGGAATGCAGGGAATGTGGCAGCCTTTcggggcacagcaagatcccaagccaaaaaaaaaacaacagcacAAAGCAATAATAATGACCTGGTTAATCCTGCCTGGATACAGACGGGAAGAGTACCTGGCTTGTCTGCGACGCCCCACTTAGTCAAATAGTTGACCCTTGCCCACTTGCCATGAATAGACTCGTGCACGAGGTTGGCAGTCCCTTGGGGCCGGGTGAGGGTGGCAGGTGCtcgtggaactgtatcccattcGAGGTCAGTGCGTTCAAGGGATGGGTCTAGTTATGTatctagactagtaatccagaggcttggaCTAATAATCTGGACAACTCGGGTAcgactgaaaaaagagatataatgtcgaagcttttcatcttgcactcatcaggacagatgcaaggatgccaaatttcaaagggatcaACAATTCATTCTGCGTGAGAAAAGGGTGATGACTGGTTTGGaagttgactctgtttggtccaggcgttgccatagagaatgcaccagcaaattaatgctgcgccccccccccccccccaccgacctctCCCTCACCTTATCCACTAcgcttttatttaattcaaaaaagacagaatgcctggacatgttccttttgcctgcagaggacaggtctctgcatatgaatatatgtagcttctagcaagggTAAGTGAGCCTGACTCATTATCTTAAATTTGCTATTAATGTAATTCTTAGCGCACTCAGGGTTGTTCATCAAGTGCTGtccgatcacagaatcacagctaaCGGTTTCTAAAGGTGGTCTAGCAAGACCACCTCCCCCCCTCAATTGTGTCAAACTGAGGGCAACGAGGGAGGGGCAATGAATGCCACTGACACATCCTGTGAAAGGTTGATTTAAGAAAAAAAGGCAATGTTCAGGATAACCTGTGTTTAGATTACGAgcatttgagggccacagtgaaATTAGAAAGCTCCCCGTTTATCCCCATCATGAACAGTCCCTGTTGAAGAGATGCTCCGACTTACTGTCCATTCCCTTCAGAATCAAAGGTATTAGCAGACTTGGAGGACCAGGAACAGAAGGATCAGAACTTGGGAAAACAGCAAAGGAATGGGGGCTCGGTTCCggctgctcccattccaggctCCATGTAATTTCACGTGATGTGGATCGCGCTCTGCAGCCAGTTCCAAGCGCTCGGTTGTTGAATTCCCCTGACGGTGATGCTGTTGTGAGACAGAGGGATCACCTGTGTGATTCCCCGTGCCTGGCCCTGTAAAGGTAGAGAATTCTGTCAATTTTCTCATGGCAGGGGAAGCACAGGCAGAAgtgggagcagcagtaggccattcggcccctcgagtctgcttctctgttcaatacaatcatggctgatcttctgcctcagctcCATCTACCTGCACTATTCCCGTTGTCAATGTTACAGATTTTGTGACGATTGAGTGCATGACTTAGTTACGATTAATAGCAGCTCATGCTAATTGGGGAACGGTTAAGGCATGTATATAAGAACCACTTTCCACCTGTATATGGGGCCGGACATACAGTTCTGTGTATGGGATGGGAAATGCAGTCAGCACTTATActgaggggaaactgtgtggacAGGAAACGTAGTCTGTACTTATATTATACTGAGGGGAAACTGTGGATAGGAAACACAGTCTGCACTTATACTAGGTTTTATGGATAAGCTTATGTTGAAAACAAACTGGCTCCACCTCACTCCAGGAACATATTAAGTGAGTTAACACCCTATCCCTTATTTCCTTGGGTGTCCAAAACTCTATCGATCTCGGTCTTCAATATTATCGCATggtgacagcacagaaggaagtcattcagccTCTCACGTTCCTGCTAACTCTCTGTTAAAGCAGCTCCTCTTgccccactccccccgcccctggCCTTTTCCTCGTAGCCCTGCCATTTGTTTTCTCTTCAGGTAGTTATCCATTTTCCATTTGAAAGgcacgattgaacctgcctccaccacaccctcaggcactgcattcccgATCCTCAGTGCTCACTGTGGAAAAAAGCTTTGcctcatgttgctgttgcttcttttggcaacaccttaaacctgtgccctctggccCTCGACCATTCCGCcggtgggaacagtttcccctgAACTGGCTTGTTCAGCGCACTCAGAACTTGCATCTGTTCAGCGTCTTTAACAGTAAAACGTCCCTCAAGGAGCGTCACAGGGGCCAATTATCAGGCAATATTCGACACCGagccacatcaggagatattaggGTCAGGTggccaaaagattggtcaaagaggtcggctttaaggagcatcgtaaaggagaaagagaaagagagagaggtggagaggtcacgggagggaattgcagagcctAGGGCCCCAGGCaggtgccaatggtggagcgatgggaatcgagAATGCTCAATGTCAGACTTGGTGGAGCGCAGGGAAGCTGGAGGGTTGTAAGGAATGGgagtggatacagagatagggaggagggatttgaaaacaaaacacgagaattttaattttcacaggatcacagaattattacagtgcagaaggaggccattcggcccgtcatgCCTGCACACTGGTTCCCCGGAtgagccattctcctgccttcttcctGCAGCCCCgcgcattcttccttttcagataataactcAACTACCTCTCCAAGGCCTCGATGGGtcctgcctccaccgcactctctAGGCTGCGTGTCCCAGATCCTAGccgctcactgcatgaaaaagattctgccccatgtctgcaTTGCTTCTTTTCCCAATCTGTGTCCCCATCTGGTTCTcaaaccttccaccaatgggaacagtttctccctgtctgctctgtccagaccgcccccccccacctcatgaTTTcgaacccctctatcaaatcacctctcgaccttctcttctccaaggaaagcagtcccaacttctccaatccatctacGTAACCTCATCCCTGGAAAACCctgtcatgaatcttttctgcatcctatCTAATGTCCGAAGCTTGAGGTGTGAATATTCAACAGAACCGCTCACGAGGGGATTTCCTGCTGAATGGTTTCACTCACCTTTCTGGATGGTTAATGTCACCTCTGcgcacaccttcctcctgtgCGGGTTCATGGTGGTGACCTGACAGGTGTACAGTCCCCCGTCACTCAGGACAAGGCTGCTCAGGCTCAGGGTGGCGTCTCCCTCTGCAAACCAGCCCCGCTCCAGCTCCGTCCTGTTCCCGAACCGGGGCCCCCGCTCCGGGTTTTCCAAGTGGCTCTCCCGGCCGTACACCAGCGAGTCCTGCTCTCCCCCTCTGAGCTGCCACACCACCATGTGCTCCCCGGGAGCCCCACCGTGCCAAGTGAACAGGCAGGGCAAATCGATGGCGTCACCGGAACGGGCCTTGATTCTAACCTGCCGCTCCCCGCAGGTCAGACGCGCTGTAGGGGACAGAGATGGGGTGTGAGAAGGATTTTATCACCATTGTTGTCAAACCCTCATAGTCAGTGCGAATTAtcccactgttgcaatgtaggaaatgcagcaaccaatttgcgcatagcaagatcccaacTACAGCAACAGATAATCTGTTATTcctaatgttgattgagggataaatatcgatCCAATACATTGAATTTTTAATGGTACATTAATTATAGTATTAATATTTGGAGATGAAGGGTATTGTTTAATGAAGTACCtagagcacttataaagagagaatGCCAGGAACCTGGTTGTTAGAAAGTAGGAGGCAGACATATGGAATGCTGCATTCTGCAGATAAACCACCAATCAAGAAAAGGATTTGTGTCTAGTTTCATCCATCATGGCTTTGGATTGATTTAACAGGTGtttctcccctgctcttcaaagtaGTGGCTATGGAATCTTTGACATCCATCTACGAGGGCgtgggtttaacatctcatccagaagCCGGTATTTCTGACAGaccagcacttcctcagtgctgcccTGGGGGAGTCCACCCAGACTCGATGGTCTCGAGTGTAGATTGAATCTACGACATTCTGACCCAGGGACGAGAACTGCAGAGGGTGACCCCCTCGATGACAAACAAACTCCTTCCCAGGCTCCCTCCTTGTCCGTTGTCGTTACTGTGACTTCTTTAAATGTCCTCCAATACCtcccccttgccctccctcccccactccttcccccgcctccccccacccccccacaggctGCAGAGCAGTGCTGATGCCTCTGTAGTGTTACAGGCATTTAATAGCTGGTACTGCCTGACATTGTAGCCCAACCTCTGTGGCCCTCCCAGGGACATTCAAACCCCagcttccctcactccatcagAGGAAGTAAAGTTAGGTTGTTACATTGAATttccagcagagaaacaggccattgggcccactctctccgtgctgatttttATGCACCACACGAGCCGTCCTCCCagccccctcttcatctcaccccatcagcatatccttctatccctttctccctcgtgcgtttatccagcttccccctcaaATGTATCGGTACTGTTCACCTCAACTGCGAGTTCCACATCCTCCCCGctccctgggtaaagaagttgCTCCTGGATCCCTGATCGGACCTACCGAACAGCGGTGCGGGTGGTTCCTACACCGCgcgggctgcagcggttcaagaaggcggctcaccaccaccagcgTCTCAAGGGGGCAActagggaagtggggggggggggggtggtgggggtgggtccaGCCAGCGATACCCGCGTCCCATTAAAAATCTGACACTGGCGGCCCCTCGTCCTGGCCTCCCCTAAAAGTGGAAACATCTCTCTCATGTTGAGCCCTTTCATAATCTTCAAAGCATCGTAAAAGCCCCTTGGCCCTTTCTCTTTTTCTTGGCTCTTCAAGTGGGTCTCTTCCCTGCGC is a window of Carcharodon carcharias isolate sCarCar2 chromosome 33, sCarCar2.pri, whole genome shotgun sequence DNA encoding:
- the LOC121272316 gene encoding uncharacterized protein LOC121272316 — encoded protein: MEIVKLGLVLMLFTGMTGAARLTCGERQVRIKARSGDAIDLPCLFTWHGGAPGEHMVVWQLRGGEQDSLVYGRESHLENPERGPRFGNRTELERGWFAEGDATLSLSSLVLSDGGLYTCQVTTMNPHRRKVCAEVTLTIQKGPGTGNHTGDPSVSQQHHRQGNSTTERLELAAERDPHHVKLHGAWNGSSRNRAPIPLLFSQVLILLFLVLQVC